Proteins from a genomic interval of Papaver somniferum cultivar HN1 chromosome 4, ASM357369v1, whole genome shotgun sequence:
- the LOC113274100 gene encoding uncharacterized protein LOC113274100 translates to MAVLVGNLTLLVDTISIRTGLPDRRTRLAILDVILKKDYYSQIINNVSLSTKSESSRHDKAEIRNFLYGVNNKKGIINSKSNSSMDFDSEFNGEDEGDEDFESWEEQMRKRVKELEELKELERKAEELQNRVDDDDDGGDEDEDEFGGDDEDTEERKRMRVRKELEKVAKEQAERKKTATLMFELGQKAYSRGMYGRAVEFLEGALIIIPRPTMFGGEIQIWLAMAYEANNRHAYCITLYQQLERKHPSVSIRRQAKELRYILQAPKLKISKDEMVTIPLIGSGYDSYAGTWSDKYKDQPPIPSGRTTNQLPSNKAYLGDFMVSPSPSGGSRSSVPLLGCALCATPIETRAHTSSGTDDLDPRLDGKITELYGLS, encoded by the exons ATGGCGGTTCTAGTCGGAAACCTAACACTACTGGTCGATACAATCTCGATCCGAACAGGATTACCAGATCGTAGAACCCGGTTAGCAATACTGGACGTAATCTTGAAAAAAGATTATTATTCTCAAATCATTAACAACGTTTCTCTTTCTACAAAATCCGAATCTTCTCGTCACGATAAAGCTGAAATTAGGAATTTCTTATACGGTGTTAATAATAAAAAAGGAATTATAAATTCAAAATCTAATTCTTCTATGGATTTTGATTCTGAATTTAATGGAGAAGACGAAGGTGATGAGGATTTTGAAAGTTGGGAAGAGCAAATGAGAAAAAGAGTTAAAGAGTTGGAAGAGTTGAAGGAATTAGAGAGAAAAGCAGAAGAATTACAGAATAGAGTTGACGAcgatgatgatggtggtgatgaagatgaagatgagttTGGAGGGGATGATGAAGACACTGAAgaaaggaagaggatgagagtTCGAAAAGAGCTCGAAAAG GTGGCGAAAGAGCAAGCTGAGCGAAAGAAAACAGCAACATTGATGTTTGAGTTGGGACAGAAGGCTTACAGCAGAGGAATGTATGGTCGAGCAGTTGAGTTCCTAGAAGGTGCATTAATAATCATTCCAAGACCCACTATGTTTGGCGGTGAG ATACAAATATGGCTTGCTATGGCTTATGAAGCGAACAACCGACATGCATATTGTATTACTCTTTATCAGCAGTTAGAGAGGAAACACCCAAGTGTTAGTATTCGACGGCAAGCTAAGGAGCTTCGCTACATCTTACAGGCACCTAAACTTAAAATTTCGAAGGATGAAATGGTTACGATACCATTAATTGGTTCCGGTTATGACAG TTATGCGGGAACCTGGAGTGACAAGTACAAAGATCAGCCTCCAATCCCTAGTGGTAGAACAACCAATCAGCTTCCTTCTAACAAGGCCTATCTTGGTGATTTTATGGTTTCGCCTTCCCCATCTGGagggtccagatcgtctgtgccactgcttgggtgtgccctatgtgccacaccaatagaaacacg ggcacacacaagcagtggcacagacgatctcgacccCCGTCTGGATGGGAAAATAACCGAACTTTATGGGCTTTCGTAG